In one Plutella xylostella chromosome 20, ilPluXylo3.1, whole genome shotgun sequence genomic region, the following are encoded:
- the LOC105392193 gene encoding trypsin → MCRIFLVQILILSSFLSAYSEDTSEDSDESRSPETSSHEHDVNNAVNNDDDDDDGKAQGVSPKGMSGYEKVIKLETRRVNTDNEGKEPEANAPEPEVENPKSTASGNSTKKPHENAPNETVTTFYPYRYTAAILRKGSYYAAGALITQKLILTAAGPFFTMQSSIRLFKVRLGSLHNKQGGQLMPLKSIQIHPSFDPKKPEFDVALVEMGYKVDISDSVKPTDISSSNEKVVVAKFLVSYWPRLIVNGLPLPSSAEERIKFNYLRVSLQSYLPRDTCLWVYKAAEVALDESSMCLTPLVTHHSVCTPDVGAPVVAEDGLWGVTSGYVASNCKKTPSPTLFTRLSTPAVKSWIAEIKKNSRF, encoded by the exons ATGTGCCGTATTTTTTTAGtgcaaattttaattttgtcgtCGTTTTTGAGTGCGTATTCTGAGGATACGTCCGAAGATTCTGATGAGAGTCGCTCTCCGGAGACGAGTAGTCATGAACATGATGTGAACAACGCGGTGaacaatgatgatgatgatgatgacgggAAAGCGCAGGGTGTGTCTCCAAAGGGAATGAGTGGATATGAAAAAGTGATCAAGCTTGAAACTAGGAGAGTGAACACTGATAACG AGGGGAAGGAACCGGAAGCGAACGCACCGGAACCGGAAGTAGAAAATCCGAAATCCACCGCTTCGGGGAACTCAACAAAAAAGCCTCACGAAAATG CTCCGAATGAGACAGTGACCACGTTCTACCCGTACCGCTACACTGCTGCCATCTTGCGGAAGGGTTCGTACTACGCGGCTGGGGCTCTCATTACACAGAAACTTATACTCACTGCTGCTGGGCCGTTCTTTAC AATGCAGTCATCAATCCGCCTCTTCAAAGTCCGTCTCGGCTCTCTGCATAACAAGCAGGGTGGACAGCTGATGCCGCTCAAATCCATCCAAATCCACCCATCCTTCGACCCCAAGAAGCCAGAGTTTGACGTCGCTCTGGTCGAGATGGGATACAAAGTGGACATCTCGGATAGTGTGAAACCGACTGACATATCCAGCTCTAATGAGAAAGTTGTGGTGGCCAAGTTTCTGGTGTCGTATTGGCCGCGGCTTATT GTCAACGGCCTCCCGCTCCCCTCATCAGCGGAAGAGAGGATCAAGTTCAACTACCTGCGCGTCTCCCTACAGAGCTACCTGCCGAGGGACACCTGCTTGTGGGTGTACAAAGCCGCTGAGGTCGCCCTGGACGAGTCCTCGATGTGTCTGACGCCGCTGGTCACGCATCATAGCGTTTGTACG CCCGACGTGGGTGCTCCGGTGGTCGCGGAGGACGGCCTCTGGGGCGTGACCTCGGGTTACGTCGCCAGCAACTGCAAGAAAACACCCAGCCCCACTCTCTTTACGCGTCTCTCCACTCCCGCCGTCAAGTCCTGGATCGCTGAAATCAAGAAGAATAGTAGATTTTAG